CTGTCAGAACCGCGCGAAGGCCTTGTGGCTTGTTCCAGCCCATTCTCATCAATCATTTCAGTTGTAGTTGTTGCATCCTGAGGTTGCGGATTTGATTCCGCAGTAACAACTTCTTCAACTCTTGCAATTTCTTCTAATTCTGTTTTTCCGGGTTCAAAAAGGAAGGATAAACCAAACAATATTGCCAGTGAGGCAGCAACAGCAATGCCATAATACCATTGCCGTGTGAGCAAAGGAATCACCAGCGATTTCTTTAAAGCTTCTTTATTTCTGAAAACTACAGTGGGTTCGGGTTGCAGACGGCATTGTAAAAAGAGGTCATATTCCTTTTGCAGCATAGGGTTCGCAACAAGAAAATCAGCAACGTCTTTGTTTTCCAATTTTGTTAAATCGCCTTCAATATCAGCCACGAAATACTCTTCGTAGTTTTGTTCGTTTATCTTGCCAACAGCCGCTAAAACAGGTTTCCGGAGCATTTCTTTAGCGTTGAAACTAAGATGCATATCAGGCTCCAACGGTACAATTTCCAGCCCTTCAATTTCCTCCTTCAATTGCGGATGCGCATCAAGAAAAAGCATCAATTCAGCAGTTTGAGCTGCATTGAGCTTTCCCTCAATATGATCGAGAAAAAATACTTCGTAATTATTTTTATTGATGGCTGTCATGGTTCATATTACATTTTGCAAACTGCCGATATAACTCTTTAAAAACACCCTAGCCCGGTAAATATACACTTTCACCTGCGACTCATTAAGTCCTGTAACTTCACCAATTTCTGCATAGTTGTATCCTTCATAATCCCTCAGCATAATCACCGATTTCTGTATTTCGGGAAGCTTTTCCACGGCCTGGTTCAACACTTCTTTCAAGTCTATGCTTGGCGACTCAACAATCATTTCATTGGTATGATAATTTTCCAGCCGGGTTTGTCTTTTTTCTTTCCTGATGGTGTCAATCATTGTATGGTACGCTGTTGTAAAAAGATATGATTTGGCTTTTTCGTTGCTCACATCTTTGTGCTTTTCCCACAATCGGGTAAATGATTCCTGTACCACGTCGCGTGCCTGTTCCTCATCGCCAATATTCTTGACTATGAAGCGGTACACCCCATCGGCATGATTGTCCACACACAGATTGTATTCTGCTGCCGTCATCGAAACAAATTTATCTTCCCAAAAACAAATGTACGACGGAAATGTGAAAGGAAAGTTACATGAGGGAGGAAGTTTGTGATGCGGTTTTGTTGTGATGCAGTGATACAGTGATGCAGTAATGCGGTGGTGGAGTGTTGGAGTAATGGAGTGATGGAGTAATGCAGTGGTGGAGTCGTGGAATGTTGTGTCACAATTTGTGAAGAGCTCGTCCCCCTTGGAGAAGGGGGTTAGGGGGATTGATTGGCTCCAATCGTCAATCGTAAATACCTTTTCTCAATCCAGCTTCAGAACTGCTAAA
The Bacteroidales bacterium genome window above contains:
- a CDS encoding RNA polymerase sigma factor is translated as MTAAEYNLCVDNHADGVYRFIVKNIGDEEQARDVVQESFTRLWEKHKDVSNEKAKSYLFTTAYHTMIDTIRKEKRQTRLENYHTNEMIVESPSIDLKEVLNQAVEKLPEIQKSVIMLRDYEGYNYAEIGEVTGLNESQVKVYIYRARVFLKSYIGSLQNVI